From the genome of Pseudomonadota bacterium, one region includes:
- a CDS encoding efflux RND transporter permease subunit: MRKLFEFSVRQPLLANLITVVILVAGVMAISGLNRDIFPNVNLDLVIVNASYPGATPQEIEKLITIPIEKELKEVSDIKEMNSASIEGLATILIEIEPDARDKAKVVNDIQRAVDNAEDLPSDLKDKPLVNELQMRDHPVVEVSLSGDIPEAVLVESAREMETRLLDLSDISRVDRNGWRDQEIWVEVDPDEVSRYNLSLAEVIHSLKSQNVSIPGGSVIGDGVERLLRTTGEFESASEIERVILRANELGHWVEVSDIAKVSDDFEPWQQIHRANGHRAINLVAVKKESADVITMVEEVKRLVDDYRRIAPEGLDMKIVNDMSVYVQRRLDVLVGNGWVGVTLVVICLFLFLSLRAGIVTAIGIPTALLITFIAMYYSRMSINMLTMFALIMVLGMLVDDAIVIAENVHRRIAGGDSVEEAAIEGSDEIWAPVLTTVLTTVVAFAPLMFMSGIIGKFVLYMPLVVIIALTASLFQAFVILPAHIVTIERLPRSKFLGRLHRGIFDRLFGRFAEGYVGLIERLIRMRWRFIGIVSIFFAVSLYIGLFRLPFVLFPQRGIDAFFIRAKAPIGTPVERTEEMMKRIEAEVAKIPASEMDDYVTQVGVIQQDSGDPAAERASHLAQMQIFLKPEVDRKMTSDEMIARLREATEGFAEFTEITFDNVRQGPPVGKPVSVRIRGEDLDELDAIADEIKAFLAGVPGVSDIRDDYEEGKGEINVDVDERQAARADITVEDVALAVRSAFEGTIATSIKRSDEEIDVRVRFPDSWRYRPGSLDKVLIPNPQGYLIPITQVATPSEKRGINAIRHYERKRTVTVTANVDEDLATSVGTTKAIASRFADVPKEHPGVIISFGGEWEKTQESMADLKIAMIIAALLIFTILVFEFQSLLQPVVVLLAVLYGFVGVTWTFIFHAEPKSFLAMMGVVGLSGVVVNNSIVFMDFINKARKNGMSVRDSIVEAGRLRLRPILLTTITTIFGILPVAYGVMGSDPFLKPMALSLGWGLAFATACTLLVTPPLYAVVDDLHCRLISRLKFWSNGCQDRGF, translated from the coding sequence GTGAGAAAGCTATTCGAGTTCTCGGTCAGGCAGCCTCTGCTCGCCAACCTCATCACAGTGGTGATCCTGGTGGCGGGCGTCATGGCCATCTCCGGGCTCAACAGGGACATATTCCCGAACGTCAACCTGGACCTCGTAATAGTGAACGCGAGCTATCCCGGCGCCACCCCCCAGGAGATAGAGAAGCTCATCACGATCCCCATAGAGAAGGAGCTCAAGGAGGTCAGCGACATAAAGGAGATGAACTCCGCCTCCATCGAGGGTCTGGCCACCATACTCATCGAGATCGAGCCGGACGCGCGCGACAAGGCCAAGGTGGTCAACGACATCCAGCGCGCGGTGGACAACGCCGAGGACCTGCCGTCGGACCTCAAGGACAAGCCGCTGGTCAACGAGCTCCAGATGCGCGACCACCCGGTGGTCGAGGTCTCGCTGTCGGGCGACATCCCGGAGGCGGTGCTGGTGGAGAGCGCCAGGGAGATGGAGACGAGGCTCTTGGACCTATCCGACATCTCGCGCGTGGACCGCAACGGCTGGCGCGACCAGGAGATATGGGTCGAGGTCGACCCCGACGAGGTGTCGCGCTACAACCTGTCGCTCGCCGAGGTGATCCACTCGCTCAAGAGCCAGAACGTGAGCATCCCCGGCGGCAGCGTCATAGGCGACGGCGTGGAGAGGCTCTTGCGCACCACCGGCGAGTTCGAGAGCGCGTCAGAGATAGAGAGGGTGATACTGCGGGCCAACGAGCTGGGACACTGGGTGGAGGTCTCGGACATAGCGAAGGTCTCCGACGACTTCGAGCCGTGGCAGCAGATCCACAGGGCCAACGGCCACAGGGCGATCAACCTCGTCGCGGTCAAGAAGGAGTCGGCGGACGTGATCACCATGGTGGAGGAGGTCAAGCGGCTGGTAGATGATTACCGCAGGATCGCGCCCGAGGGCCTGGACATGAAGATCGTCAACGACATGTCCGTGTACGTGCAGAGGCGGCTGGACGTGCTCGTGGGCAACGGATGGGTCGGAGTGACCCTCGTCGTGATCTGCCTCTTTCTGTTCCTCTCGCTGCGCGCGGGGATCGTCACTGCGATCGGCATACCCACGGCGCTGCTCATAACGTTCATCGCCATGTACTACTCGCGCATGAGCATCAACATGCTCACCATGTTCGCGCTGATCATGGTGCTGGGCATGCTCGTGGACGACGCGATTGTGATAGCTGAGAACGTGCACCGCAGGATCGCGGGCGGAGACTCGGTCGAGGAGGCCGCGATCGAGGGCTCCGACGAGATATGGGCGCCGGTGCTCACCACGGTGCTCACCACGGTCGTGGCGTTTGCGCCGCTCATGTTCATGAGCGGCATCATCGGCAAATTCGTGCTCTATATGCCTCTTGTGGTCATCATCGCGCTGACCGCCTCGCTCTTTCAGGCGTTCGTCATCCTGCCCGCGCACATCGTGACCATCGAGCGGCTGCCCCGTTCGAAGTTTTTGGGCCGCCTCCACAGGGGCATCTTCGACCGCCTCTTCGGCCGATTCGCTGAAGGGTATGTGGGGCTGATCGAGCGGCTCATACGGATGCGCTGGCGCTTCATCGGCATCGTCTCAATATTCTTCGCGGTCTCTCTCTACATAGGGCTGTTCCGCCTCCCGTTCGTCCTGTTCCCGCAGAGAGGGATCGACGCCTTCTTCATAAGGGCCAAGGCGCCGATCGGCACGCCGGTGGAGAGGACCGAGGAGATGATGAAACGGATAGAGGCGGAGGTGGCGAAGATCCCGGCCTCCGAGATGGACGACTACGTCACACAGGTCGGCGTCATCCAGCAGGACTCGGGCGACCCCGCTGCGGAGCGGGCCAGCCACCTCGCCCAGATGCAGATCTTTCTGAAGCCGGAGGTAGACCGCAAGATGACCTCCGACGAGATGATCGCGCGGCTGAGGGAAGCCACAGAGGGATTCGCCGAATTCACGGAGATCACATTCGACAACGTGCGCCAGGGACCGCCGGTGGGCAAGCCGGTGTCGGTGAGGATACGCGGAGAGGACCTGGACGAGCTCGACGCGATAGCGGACGAGATCAAGGCGTTTCTGGCCGGGGTCCCCGGCGTCTCGGACATAAGGGACGACTACGAGGAGGGCAAGGGCGAGATCAACGTGGACGTGGACGAGAGGCAGGCCGCCAGGGCGGACATCACGGTCGAGGACGTGGCGCTCGCCGTGAGATCGGCCTTCGAGGGGACGATCGCGACCTCGATCAAGCGCTCGGACGAGGAGATAGACGTGAGGGTCCGCTTCCCGGATTCGTGGCGGTACAGGCCCGGCTCGCTCGACAAGGTGCTGATCCCCAACCCGCAGGGCTATCTCATACCCATCACGCAGGTGGCGACCCCGAGCGAGAAGAGGGGCATCAACGCGATCAGGCACTACGAGCGCAAGAGGACCGTCACCGTCACCGCGAACGTGGACGAGGATCTCGCCACCTCGGTCGGGACCACGAAGGCGATAGCTTCGCGCTTCGCCGACGTCCCGAAGGAGCACCCGGGCGTCATCATAAGTTTCGGCGGCGAGTGGGAGAAGACCCAGGAGTCCATGGCCGACCTCAAGATAGCCATGATCATCGCTGCGCTGCTCATCTTCACGATCCTCGTCTTCGAGTTCCAGTCGCTGCTGCAGCCGGTCGTAGTGCTGCTGGCGGTGCTCTACGGCTTCGTGGGCGTGACGTGGACGTTCATATTCCACGCCGAGCCCAAGAGCTTCCTCGCGATGATGGGGGTGGTCGGGCTCTCGGGGGTCGTGGTCAACAACTCCATTGTGTTCATGGACTTCATAAACAAGGCGCGGAAGAACGGCATGAGCGTGCGCGACTCGATCGTGGAGGCCGGGCGCCTGAGGCTCCGTCCCATACTGCTGACGACGATCACCACGATCTTCG